The DNA region CGCCCTGTGCGGACGTGCTTGCACCAACGCGATGGCCCGCGCCAGCGGCGCGATCGGACTTGCCTTGGCTCGCCATTGCGGCGAATTGGCGGGGGTCTGCGGGTTTGCCGTCGACATGGGGCAAGGGCTTCGCGGCCCCGGCGGAACCTTTGTACCCGCCGCCTGGGCCATGCTGCCAGGCGGAATCGCCTGGCTGAGGCTTCGATCCGCCCTGATGCCAGGGCGCGGGGGAGCCGCCGCCTTGGGGAGCCTGCGGGGAGGCGCGGCCGCCGCCCTGCTCGTGAGAGCCGCCCGCGCCTTGCTCATGTCCGCCGCGGGGCGATGTGAGGCCGGGCTTTTTGCCTTTGATCTGGTTGACCGCCCCTGCGATCTCGCCGACGCTGTTCGCGGTCTGACCCATTTTGTCGTCCACACCGTCTGCGAACTCAGAAGCCTTGTTGATCGGCTCGGAGATCGCCTCGACGCCTTTGCTCAAAGCGGTGAGCGCTGGCACGTCGACGCCCATCGCGCCCAGGATGTCATGGATCTGGTCGATGCCGTCCTTCACGTCCGCCAAGACCTGCTTGGCGTTGTTGAGCGCGCTCTTCACCTGCTGGAACAGGGCGTACGCCTCTTGGATGAAGGCCGCGATGCGGATGGCGGACTCGATGACGAACTCAGCGGTGGTGGCCACGTCCACAAAGGGGATCCAGCTGGTCGCGAGCGCCATCATGGCGCGCTCCATGATCTTCGCGAACAGTTCGGCGATCCACTGCTTGATTTTGTCGCGGACCTTCACCATCAGATCCGTGGCCTTCTCGATCAGCCAGCCCACGCCTTGGCATGCTTTGGACACCGCGCGGATCAGCTCCTGCAAGGCCGCATGCCGGGCCAAGAACTCGACCGAAGCTGCTGTGTCGTCCCCGCTGCTCGCCCAGTTCGCGGCGACGCCGGCCGCGACCGACAGCATGTCGCCGTGCTGACCCAGGAGCTCGCCCGGGATCTGCGACTTCCAGAGGTCGGCCTGGGCGCGCGCGGCCCCCTCGTTCACCGTCACCACGTCCAAGCAATGCTTCACCGGGGGGATGTGTGCCTCGATCAGATTGAGAACAAGGCCGGAAAGGATCTGGAAGGGGTCGATCGTCCCCATGTCCATCGCGTCGACGCCGACCTCGGCCTCCGGGTCGGTGGATTTGGCCTTGTCGCCTTTCGCGTCAATGTCGTTCGCCGACTGCTGCGCTTTCGCTTTGATGCCGCCATGGCCGTGGCCCATGAACTGCTCCTCACCAACCGTCCCGTCCGAGAACTGGACGGCGTTTCCGCCGGACCGGGCCGACGCTTTCCCTAAGTATGACGCGCCCAACGCGCGCGCGGTTCCATCGAGTTTGGATTGCTGTGCTCGGCCAGCGTGTCTGCGGAACCCAGCGTGTCTGCGGAACATTGGATCACGGGGGCGTTACTCTGTCGAGACGAGCCCGTAAGCGGGTTCGCCACGAGACGAACGACACCTGAGGAGGCGATATGCGCGCGTTACGGGTGGTCGGCCTCGAACCAGGCGGGGAGAATGTGCTGCTCGAAGACCCGCACGACGGGGAGCAGTTCTCGGTGCCGGTGGACGCGACGTTGCGCGCGGCGGCGAACGGGGACCGCCCGAAGCTCGGGCAGCTGCACATGGAGGCAGAAGGCGCGTTGTCGCCGCGGGAGATCCAGGCCCGCATCCGCGCCGGAGCCACTGTCGAGCACGTCGCGGCGAACTCGGACGTCTCCGTGGAGCGCGTCCGCCGTTTCGCGGGCCCTGTGCTGTTGGAGCGCTCCCGCGTCGCCGGGCTCGCCGCATCGGCGTACCCGGCCCGGTCGGAACAATCCCACACGCTCGGACAGCTGGTCTCGGCCCGGCTGACCAGTCTGGGCCACGACCCGGAGGCCGCTGTGTGGGACGCGTGGCGGCGGGACGGGGCGTGGCTGGTGCAGCTGCGGTGGAAAGTCGGCCGTTCGCACAACACCGCGCATTGGCAGTTCTTCCCAGGACCGCACGGCGGGACCGTGACCGCGCTCGACGAGCACGCGGCCGCGATCATCGAGCCGGAAAAAGCACGCGCGCTGCGCGCTGTGGCTCCGCAGAAGCCAACACCGCCGAAGAACGAGGAGCCCCGCGCCCCACACGAGCAAGCGGCAACGCCGGAGCCCGAGGCCCCGAAGCTTGAGCATCCCCCCACGGACAACCATCCGGCGGGGAAAAAAGGCCGCAAACCCGCGCTGCCGTCCTGGGACGAAGTGCTCTTGGGCGTCCGTTCCGGTTCCTGACGCCCTTCTGAGCGCCCCCTCCTGAAGCAGTCAGGGCCGCGGCAATCAGCACCGGCGCGCGAGTTCCAGAACGCAGCAGACCGCCAGCCGAGAACCGCTCACATCGCGTCGAGCGCAGCCAGGACGATCACCAGCGCCCAACCGACGAACGCGCCCGCCCAGCTGCCCCACACCAACCAGCGCAGCACCGGAACGCGCCGCCACACCTGCATCGCGGGCATCACCCCCGCGGTCACGCCGATGTTCACGACGAGGGCGAGGGCGATCCCGATGGGGAAAGCGAGTTGCAACGCGAGAAGCCCCCGGGTCACCGCGACGACCACAACGGCGGTGACCGCCGCGGAGTAGATCGCGAGGGCGAAACCGACCGGGACCACGTCAGGTTCGATCAGCTCCCCCTCGAAGCCGTCCGGAGCAGCGTGATCGTGCGAGGCGGACGGCTCGTGCGGCGTTTGCTCTGCAACCATACTGGACCTCATCATAGGGCCAGGAGCTGTTGGATGGGGCCCGCTGCGAAGTTCACCAAAAACGCCACTGCGACCACCATGAGCAAGGGATGCACTTCCCGCAGCTTCCCCGCACCGGCGCGGGTCAACACCCAGGCAATGCACCCGACCCCGATCCCGTCCGCGATGGAGTACGTGAACGGCATCGTCACAATCGTCAAAAACGCGGGCAGCGCCACTTCGAACTTCGTGAAGTCGATCTCCCGCACGTTCCCGATCATCATCGCGCCGACGACGACCAGCGCAGGGGTGGCCGCCTCGACGGGCACCACCTTGTACAGCGGGGTGAGGAACATGGCCAACAAGAACAGGGACCCGGTGACGATGTTGGCCAGGCCCGTGCGCGCGCCTTCGCCGATGCCGGTCGCGGACTCCACGAACACGGTGTTCGACGAGGAGGAACCGAGACCTCCCGCGACCGCGCCGAACCCCTCCGCGGTGAGCGCGCGGCCAAGGTTCGGCAACGTGCCGTCCGGGCGCATGAGCCCCGCCTGTTTGCCCAGCCCGGCCATCGTGCCCATCGCGTCGAAGAAATTCGCGAGCAGCAAGGTGAACACCAGAAGCACCGCCGCGAGGACGCTCATATGGTGGAACACGCCCAGGACGCTGCATTGGCCCAATAGGGACAGGTCCGGCACGGAGAACGCGGCCTTCGGCGGAGCCGGAACGGTCAAACCCCAGCCTTTGGGCCCCGGTCCGAGCTTCGCCACCGCCTGCGCGAGCAACGAGACAAGGGTCATCACGGCGATGGCGATGGCGATGGCTCCGCGCACCTTGCGCGTCACGAGCACTGCCATCAACCCCAATCCGACAGCGAAGATCAAGGTCGGCAGGCTGGCGATGGACCCGCCGATGCCCAGGCCCACCGGGACGGAGGTCTGCGCCGAGTCGGGGACCCGACGGACAAAACCCGCGTCCACGAGGCCGATGAGCGTGATGAAACAGCCGATTCCCGCCGTGATCGCGGCGCGCAGCTCTGGCGGTATCGCATGGAACACCGCCGTGCGCAGACCAGTCGCCCCGAGCAGCACAATGAGCAGGCCTTCGATGACCACGAGGCCCATGGCTTCCGGCCAACTGACCTTCACGACCACGCTCGTCGCGAGGAGCGCGTTGATGCCCAGCCCTGTCGCGAACGCGAACGGGTAATTCGCAACAAGCCCAAAGAGCACGCACATCACGCCCGCGACGAATGCTGTCACCGCCGCGACCTGGTCGATGTGGAGGGAGTGCCCCAGAACGTCCGGCTTGCCCCCGAGGATGAGCGGGTTGAGGACGACGATGTAGCTCATCGCGACGAAGGTGACCGCGCCGCCGCGCAGCTCGGTCGCGAGAGTGGAACCTCGCGCGGTGATCCCGAAGAAACGGTCGAGTGCTGCGGGCGTGCTCATGCGCTGACCTTAACCGCAGAGTAGGGTCGTCGCATGGCAAAGGAGGAAATCGAGCGCGCGTGTCCGGCGGCCCTCCCGGCGGCTCTGCGCGATCCGACCCCGTTCGTCGGCGCGCTGAGCGTTGCGTGGCTCGTCGGGCTGGCCGTTTCGCTCGCCACGGGGCATTGGGCGGGCTGGGGCCAGACCTGTCTCGCCGGACTGGTCGTTGGCGCGCTCGGTTTCGCGCTGTTCCTCAGCCAACGCCGCGCGGCGCGGCGCGGCGACCGCACCGCGCAACGCGGGCTGCGATGAGCGCCTAAACAAAACGGGCCACGGAGCAACCGCCCGCGACGAGGCAGTACACAGCGAACGGCACGAGCGTGTGGGTGTGGAAATACCGGGTCAAGAACCTGACGGAAAGGTACGCGGCAAGAGCGGCGGCCACGGAGCCCGCGAGCGCTTGCGCCAAGATCGGCCGCCCCTGGGGGCCTGCGAGCTCGGGCAGCTTGAGCACACCTGCGGCGAGGATCACCGGGGTCGCGAGCAGGAACGCGAATTTGGCCGCGTCCTCGTGGCTGAGCCCGCGGAGAAGACCGCCCACCATGGTGACCCCGGAGCGGCTGATCCCCGCCAACAGCGCGAAAGACTGGGCGAAGCCGACGCCTGCGGCTCCCGCCGCGCCGACCTGGTCGATCTGGCGGCTCGGGGCCGCGGCCCGCCTGCGCAGCACTTCGCCCCCGGCCAAAACCAGGCCGTTGATCGTGAGGAAAACCCCGGCTGCCAGTGGTTTCGCGAACAACACCCGCAACGGGTGCTCGAAAGCCAAGCCCAGGACGCCGACCGGGACGCACGCGATGACCAAAAGCCAGGCCAGGCGCTGCTCGGCGGTCTCCACCGTGCGTGTGCGCGCCGAGACCGCCAGCGCCTGGACAACGGCGAGGTAGTCGCGCCAATAGAACACCAACAACGCCAACGCGGTCGCCACATGCAAAGCCACCACGAACGCCAAGTACGGCGCGCCTTTGCCGGAGCCGCCCTCAGTGACCAGGGCGTTCCATGAGCCGCCGAGCCAGGCGGGCACCAGGACCGAGTGCCCGAGGCTGGAGATCGGGAACAGCTCGGTCACCCCCTGCAAGATTCCGATCGCCACGGCTTGGCCATAGGTCAACGCAGACATGGAGCCTCCTCAGGCGGGCAGAACCTCCACAAGACAACACCGCCGGCCAACGCCACGAGTGTGCCGATCGCCCAACCGGCGAGCACATCCGTCAGCCAATGCACCCCCAGGTACAGCCGCGAAACCCCGATGAACAGCGAGAACAACGCCCCCAAGACGATGGCTGGCCACACCCGGATTTGTTGGACACGTCGCACTGCGAGCACCAAGATCGCTGTGGCCAGCGCGGCAGAGAGCAGCGCGTGCCCGGAGGGGAAGGAATACCCCGGCCCGTCGACAAGCCACTCGCCGCGCGGTGGGCGATCACGTTTGACCAGCAGCTTGGCCGAGAACAACACGACGCAGCCGACGGTCGTGGTCATCGCGAGATACATGGCATGCCGCAGCTCGCGCGCGCGCCACACCAAGCCAGCGGCGAACAGCATGGTCAACGCGACCACGGTCGTGGTGCTGCCGAACAGGCTGATCGTTTTTTCGACCACGTCGAGCCAGCTCACACGGTGTGCCACGAACCAGTCATGCGCCCAAAGGTCGACAGCTGGCGCGCTCACCTGGCGGCCCTCATTCGATCTCGACGCCCTCGACCAGTTCGGCCACCCCTTCGGCCAGGTGGGGCTTGGGCGGGATGGCGGCTTCCGGCTCCACGACGACGTCGCTGTGCGCGCCGCAGCCGTAATTCGCGTCCACCACACGGCCATCCGCCGAGTATTCGTTCGCGCACACGCCGAACGAGACCGACAGGGAGCCTTGCAGCGGCACATAGAAACCGCAGTGCGAGCAGCGCTTCGGCGCGACCACGGCCATCGGGGCCGAAGGGCCGAAGAGGCCGTCGTGCCAGCGCTGGGCGGCCTGCGCCCTGCCCAAGATGCTGAGCGTCCTCGACCGGCCAGTGTCGATCGGGCTCATCAGCTCGTCCAAGTCCTCGTCCCCGGAACTCGCGTGGGCGGGCACCAACCGCGAGTCGTCCTGGGGGGTGGGCAGCAGGTCGCCGACCCCGAGGTCTCCTGCTCGCACACGACGCTCCCACGGGACCCACTCCGGCGCGGTGAGCGCGTCCGGACCAGGCAGGAGCGCGAATTCGCTGATCGTGATCTCGTCTTGCCCCTCGCAGCCAGCGACCACCACCGACCAGCGCCAACCGCGGTAACCCGGCAGAAGAGACTCGAAGAGATGGGTGACCGAGGTCGACCCCTCCCGCAAGCTGCCCAAATAGGCGCCCACCGCTGGCTCCTCGGAGCCGAACTGCGCTTTGAGCGCGTCGGCCGCCGCGTCCGCCGCCTGTTCCAGACGCGCCAAGAGCTCCTCGTCGGCCGGAGCGTCCACCATAGTCACAAGCATTGAGCCATAATAACGTGAGACAGTGTTTTCCGAGCAAAGACGGCAAGGGACGAGGCGGTGGCAATGGCAGAGCCGAACGGGTCGGACCGTCGCCTGAAGCCGCACCCCGGGCAAGCGCGGTACCCGCTGCCGCCCGACCGGGGCCTGTCCGCGTACCAACAGGGCGCCGCGCCGCTCGAACAAGGCTACGAGGCCCCGCCCGTGCTGCCGGATCCGCCCGATGCCTCATCAGCGAGCCGAATCATGCAAGGCGGGGTTTTCCGGCAGCCCCAGCAGGAGCAGCCCGCCGCCCCTGGCCTCGTTGAGGCCCGCCCGCTGCACCGGCGGGTGGCCGCGAAGAGCAAAGACCTCACGTCGAAAGGCATCGCGCAGTTCCGCCGGGCCGCGAACGCGGACGGGGCCGACCAGTCCGGGCTCGCCGCGCTGACCTACCCGGTGATCCTCAACAGCGCCTGCGACGCGGCGATGGCCGTCGCGCTGGCTTCAACGCTCTTCTTCGCGGCCGCGAAAGCGGAAAGCCAGACACGTGTGCTGCTGTACCTGGTCGTGAACATCGCCCCGTTCGCGGTGATCGCTCCGCTCATCGGCCCGTTCCTGGACCGCATCCAGCAGGGCCGCCGCGCCGCGCTCGCGGCCTCGTTCGTCGGCCGGGCCTTGCTCGCCCTCATCATCGCCTCGAATTGCGTCTGGGACGGGCCGAGCGGCCACCTGCGCTACGACCCGTTCGTGCTGTATCCGTGCGCGCTCGGGATGATGGTGCTCAGCAAGTCGTTCGTGCTGCTCAAGGCCGCGGTCACGCCTCGAGTGCTGCCCAGCGAGATCGATCTGGTCCGAACGAACGCGCGGCTGAACATGTTCGCGCTGCTGGGCGGGTCCGTCGCCGGGGGCGCGGCGGCGGTCGTCGTGGAATTCGTCGCCAGCAAGCTTTTCCACCAGCCCGGCGGGATGCTGCTCATCATTGTGTTCGGCGGGTTCGGGGCCTGGTTGTGCCTGCGCATCCCCGGCTGGGTGGAGATCACTGAGGGCGAGGTGCCCGCGACGCTGCGCTATCACGAGGAGCATTCGGGGCGCGGGAGGGGCTGGCGGGACACGCTGCGCGGCTTCGGGAAGGCCAAGACCCCGTTCGGGCGCGGGGTCATCACCGGGCTGTGGGGGGCGGGGACGATCCGATGGATGGTCGGCTACTTGTTCCTCTATGTGGCGTTCTTCTCAAAAGCGCACCATGCGGACGGGATCACATCGCTGCTCACGCTCGGGGCCATCGGCGGGGCTGCGGGGGTCGGCACGTTCGTCGGGACGGCGATGGGCACCCGGAACACGTTCGGCAAACACGAGCGGGTCATCCTCGGCCTGCTCGGCGCCGTCGTCTTGATGAGCGTGATCACAGCGCTCACCCACACCATCCTGACGGCGGCGATCTCCGGCTTCGTCGTCGGCTTCGCCGCCTGCCTGTCCAAAACAGCGTTGGACGCCTCGATCATGGACGACCTGCCCGAGGAGTCGCAGGCGAGCGGCTTCGGCCGATCCGAGACCGTGCTCCAGCTCAGCTGGGTGATGGGAGCGGCGACGGGGCTTTTGGCCCCGACCGATCTGCGGTGGGGGTTCCTGATCGCCTCGGCCGTGTTGGCAGTCGGAGCCGCGCAGACCTACGCGAGCCACATCGGGAAGTCGCTGGTGCCGAACCTCGGGGGCAAACGGCCAGAGCATGCCGGCTCCGGAGGCACAGCACGGCATGCCGGCTCCGGAGGCGCGGCGCCGAACTCGGGCCGCGTACGCTGATCGCGTGTTCAAGAAACCAGCGTTCATCCTCGGCGCCGTCGCCGCCATCGCGGTCGTCACCGCTGTCGTCTCGACCACGTTGGCATTGCGCGCGCCCAAGGAGGCCCCTGCCGTCTCGGTGTGGGTCTCGTCTGGGACGTACACAACGGTGGAGCCGTTGCAGTACTGCGACATCGATCTGAAGAATTGCGTCGCCGAACTCGGCTCGACGCAGCCCGCGCACATCGCGGTCGGCCCGAACGACCGGGTGCTCGTCTCGGTGCCGAAAGAGGTCGCCAAGGGCTGGCTTTTGGACCTGGTCTGGTACCGGGAGACCCCGAAGGGCGCCGAAGTGGACCATCCGCAGCCGCAAACCTTCCTGAAAAAGGACGACGCGGCGTACGCAGTCTGGATCGAGCCGAGGGGCGACGGTTGGCGGCTGCGCTCCCTGTCCATCGTGACCCCTTCGCAGGTGCTCGACCCGGAGAAGGACGATGTCCTCTGGGCTGGGACCTGGCTGGTGTGCACGGACGACTGCCAGCTTGAGAAGGTGCGGGTCGGCGGGTAGCGCCGACCGTCGCGGCGAGGAGACGAACGGGCGCTTAGCCCTCGAGCTCCTTCGCGACCGCGCGCAGCACTTCCGCGACCCGGCGGCCGTTCGCCCGGTCCGGGCTCTTGCCGCGACGCAGATCAGGCTGCACCTTCGCCTCAAGAACTTTGATCATGTCTTCGATCATCCCGTGCAACTCTTCGGGGGAATGCTTGGGCAGCGAGCGTTCGGCGCGGTCGGAACGGCCCCGGCCCCGGCCGTCTTCCACCACGGAAGGGGTGGAGAGCACACGGATCGACAGGGCCTGCGGGCCTCGGCGGCCATCGGCCATGCCGAATTCGACGACCTGGCCGGGTTTGAGCTCGTCGACCCCAGCGGGCAGCGCCGAAGAGCCGACGTAGACGTCATCGCCGTCCTCTTGCGTCAAAAAGCCGAAGCCTTTGTCAGCGCTATACCACTTGACCTTCCCCGTGGGCACAGTCATCACCATTCTCTTCCAGGTCCCTGAGGGCGAACATGAAGAGCGCCGACGGGACGACCGAAAACTTGCCGGGCCAGTCTAGATCTTCCGCACGGAAAAGAGAAACGCGAAATCCGGCTAGGCTGAACGCATGGTTCTGCACCTTGCCGACCTCAGCGACGATCTGGCCAACCCTCGGGCGCTGCGCGACGCCTACGGCTCCTTCCCCAGCGGCGTGGTCGCCGTGTGCCGTCTGTTGGACGGGGAGCCTGTGGGTCTCGCCGCGAGTTCGTTCGTCTCTGTGTCCATTGACCCGCCGCTGGTCTCGGTGTGCGTGCGCAACGAATCGCAGACGTGGCCGCAGGTCCAGAGCGCGCCGAGCATCGGCGTGAGCGTGCTGGCCGGGCATCAGCACACGCACGGCCGGGCTTTGGCCGGGCCTGCCGAAAGCCGGTTCGCCGACGTGCATTGGCACGCCTCGCCCACGGGGGCGGTGTTTTTGGCGAACGCCGCCGCCTGGCTGGAGTGCGTGGTCGATCAGGAGATCCCGGCGGGCGATCACCATATCGTTGTGCTGCGAATCCGCGCCTTGGCCGTCGACGTCGGCGCTGAGCCGTTGGTGTTCCACGCGTCGCGGTTCCGTTCCTTGCACGCGTGACATGCGCGGCCAGTGCGGGCACGTACCCTGGAGGAATGGCCGTGGTCGCATTAGGCTTCCCAGGATCGAAACCCAGAGACGGTGACGCCCGGTTCGACGGCATGCCCCGAACCGGGCCGATGCTCGACCGTTTCGGGCGCCGCGCGACGGATCTGAGGATTTCGCTCACGGATCGCTGCAACCTGCGTTGCACGTATTGCATGCCCGAGGAGGGCATGCAATGGCTGCCCGGCGAAGATCTGCTCACTGTGGAGGAGATCGTCCGCCTCGTGCGCATCGCGGTGACAAAATTGCACGTCGCCGAGGTTCGGTTCACCGGGGGCGAGCCGTTGCTGCACAAGGATCTGCCCACGATCCTGCGGTTGTGCTCGGCCTTGCGGCCCCGCGCCGAACTTTCCATCACCACGAACGGCCTGGGTTTGCGCCAGAAGGCGCAGATGCTCGCCGACTGCGGCCTTGACCGGCTGAACGTGTCTTTGGACGCGGCCGACCCGGTCTCGTACGCGGAGTCCACCCGGCGGGACAGGTTCCACGATGTGCTCGCCGGATTGGCCGCCGCGTCGGCAGCTGGCCTTCGTCCGATCAAGGTGAACGCCGTCCTCACGCGTCGGGCGAGGCCCTCGGGGCAGGGCGGCGCGGACAGCAAGGATTGGCGGGCGGTCGCGGTCGAGCTGCTCGAACTCTGTCTCGCTCAGGGCTTCGAACTGCGGTTCATCGAGCAGATGCCGCTCGACGCAGGGCGTTCTTGGTCACGCGCCGAGATGATCCGCGCCGATGAGATAGTGGACGCGTTGGGCCGTCACCGCAGTTTGACGCCGGATCGCGCGCCGAGGGGCAGCGCTCCGGCGAGCCGGTGGCTTGTGGACGGGGGACCGGCTCGCGTGGGGGTGATCGCGTCGGTGACCAAGCCGTTCTGCGCCGACTGCGACCGGACCCGGGTCACCGCGGACGGGCAGGTCCGCAACTGCTTGTTCGCCGCCGAGGAGACCGACCTGCGCGCTGTGCTGCGTTCCTCA from Segniliparus rotundus DSM 44985 includes:
- the sepH gene encoding septation protein SepH; amino-acid sequence: MRALRVVGLEPGGENVLLEDPHDGEQFSVPVDATLRAAANGDRPKLGQLHMEAEGALSPREIQARIRAGATVEHVAANSDVSVERVRRFAGPVLLERSRVAGLAASAYPARSEQSHTLGQLVSARLTSLGHDPEAAVWDAWRRDGAWLVQLRWKVGRSHNTAHWQFFPGPHGGTVTALDEHAAAIIEPEKARALRAVAPQKPTPPKNEEPRAPHEQAATPEPEAPKLEHPPTDNHPAGKKGRKPALPSWDEVLLGVRSGS
- a CDS encoding DUF2537 domain-containing protein — encoded protein: MVAEQTPHEPSASHDHAAPDGFEGELIEPDVVPVGFALAIYSAAVTAVVVVAVTRGLLALQLAFPIGIALALVVNIGVTAGVMPAMQVWRRVPVLRWLVWGSWAGAFVGWALVIVLAALDAM
- a CDS encoding NCS2 family permease, which produces MSTPAALDRFFGITARGSTLATELRGGAVTFVAMSYIVVLNPLILGGKPDVLGHSLHIDQVAAVTAFVAGVMCVLFGLVANYPFAFATGLGINALLATSVVVKVSWPEAMGLVVIEGLLIVLLGATGLRTAVFHAIPPELRAAITAGIGCFITLIGLVDAGFVRRVPDSAQTSVPVGLGIGGSIASLPTLIFAVGLGLMAVLVTRKVRGAIAIAIAVMTLVSLLAQAVAKLGPGPKGWGLTVPAPPKAAFSVPDLSLLGQCSVLGVFHHMSVLAAVLLVFTLLLANFFDAMGTMAGLGKQAGLMRPDGTLPNLGRALTAEGFGAVAGGLGSSSSNTVFVESATGIGEGARTGLANIVTGSLFLLAMFLTPLYKVVPVEAATPALVVVGAMMIGNVREIDFTKFEVALPAFLTIVTMPFTYSIADGIGVGCIAWVLTRAGAGKLREVHPLLMVVAVAFLVNFAAGPIQQLLAL
- a CDS encoding DUF2530 domain-containing protein, with product MAKEEIERACPAALPAALRDPTPFVGALSVAWLVGLAVSLATGHWAGWGQTCLAGLVVGALGFALFLSQRRAARRGDRTAQRGLR
- a CDS encoding undecaprenyl-diphosphate phosphatase, whose translation is MSALTYGQAVAIGILQGVTELFPISSLGHSVLVPAWLGGSWNALVTEGGSGKGAPYLAFVVALHVATALALLVFYWRDYLAVVQALAVSARTRTVETAEQRLAWLLVIACVPVGVLGLAFEHPLRVLFAKPLAAGVFLTINGLVLAGGEVLRRRAAAPSRQIDQVGAAGAAGVGFAQSFALLAGISRSGVTMVGGLLRGLSHEDAAKFAFLLATPVILAAGVLKLPELAGPQGRPILAQALAGSVAAALAAYLSVRFLTRYFHTHTLVPFAVYCLVAGGCSVARFV
- a CDS encoding phosphatase PAP2 family protein, with amino-acid sequence MSAPAVDLWAHDWFVAHRVSWLDVVEKTISLFGSTTTVVALTMLFAAGLVWRARELRHAMYLAMTTTVGCVVLFSAKLLVKRDRPPRGEWLVDGPGYSFPSGHALLSAALATAILVLAVRRVQQIRVWPAIVLGALFSLFIGVSRLYLGVHWLTDVLAGWAIGTLVALAGGVVLWRFCPPEEAPCLR
- a CDS encoding DUF3027 domain-containing protein; translated protein: MLVTMVDAPADEELLARLEQAADAAADALKAQFGSEEPAVGAYLGSLREGSTSVTHLFESLLPGYRGWRWSVVVAGCEGQDEITISEFALLPGPDALTAPEWVPWERRVRAGDLGVGDLLPTPQDDSRLVPAHASSGDEDLDELMSPIDTGRSRTLSILGRAQAAQRWHDGLFGPSAPMAVVAPKRCSHCGFYVPLQGSLSVSFGVCANEYSADGRVVDANYGCGAHSDVVVEPEAAIPPKPHLAEGVAELVEGVEIE
- a CDS encoding MFS transporter — protein: MAEPNGSDRRLKPHPGQARYPLPPDRGLSAYQQGAAPLEQGYEAPPVLPDPPDASSASRIMQGGVFRQPQQEQPAAPGLVEARPLHRRVAAKSKDLTSKGIAQFRRAANADGADQSGLAALTYPVILNSACDAAMAVALASTLFFAAAKAESQTRVLLYLVVNIAPFAVIAPLIGPFLDRIQQGRRAALAASFVGRALLALIIASNCVWDGPSGHLRYDPFVLYPCALGMMVLSKSFVLLKAAVTPRVLPSEIDLVRTNARLNMFALLGGSVAGGAAAVVVEFVASKLFHQPGGMLLIIVFGGFGAWLCLRIPGWVEITEGEVPATLRYHEEHSGRGRGWRDTLRGFGKAKTPFGRGVITGLWGAGTIRWMVGYLFLYVAFFSKAHHADGITSLLTLGAIGGAAGVGTFVGTAMGTRNTFGKHERVILGLLGAVVLMSVITALTHTILTAAISGFVVGFAACLSKTALDASIMDDLPEESQASGFGRSETVLQLSWVMGAATGLLAPTDLRWGFLIASAVLAVGAAQTYASHIGKSLVPNLGGKRPEHAGSGGTARHAGSGGAAPNSGRVR
- a CDS encoding DUF2771 domain-containing protein, which encodes MFKKPAFILGAVAAIAVVTAVVSTTLALRAPKEAPAVSVWVSSGTYTTVEPLQYCDIDLKNCVAELGSTQPAHIAVGPNDRVLVSVPKEVAKGWLLDLVWYRETPKGAEVDHPQPQTFLKKDDAAYAVWIEPRGDGWRLRSLSIVTPSQVLDPEKDDVLWAGTWLVCTDDCQLEKVRVGG
- a CDS encoding cold-shock protein is translated as MPTGKVKWYSADKGFGFLTQEDGDDVYVGSSALPAGVDELKPGQVVEFGMADGRRGPQALSIRVLSTPSVVEDGRGRGRSDRAERSLPKHSPEELHGMIEDMIKVLEAKVQPDLRRGKSPDRANGRRVAEVLRAVAKELEG
- a CDS encoding flavin reductase family protein, encoding MVLHLADLSDDLANPRALRDAYGSFPSGVVAVCRLLDGEPVGLAASSFVSVSIDPPLVSVCVRNESQTWPQVQSAPSIGVSVLAGHQHTHGRALAGPAESRFADVHWHASPTGAVFLANAAAWLECVVDQEIPAGDHHIVVLRIRALAVDVGAEPLVFHASRFRSLHA
- the moaA gene encoding GTP 3',8-cyclase MoaA; the encoded protein is MAVVALGFPGSKPRDGDARFDGMPRTGPMLDRFGRRATDLRISLTDRCNLRCTYCMPEEGMQWLPGEDLLTVEEIVRLVRIAVTKLHVAEVRFTGGEPLLHKDLPTILRLCSALRPRAELSITTNGLGLRQKAQMLADCGLDRLNVSLDAADPVSYAESTRRDRFHDVLAGLAAASAAGLRPIKVNAVLTRRARPSGQGGADSKDWRAVAVELLELCLAQGFELRFIEQMPLDAGRSWSRAEMIRADEIVDALGRHRSLTPDRAPRGSAPASRWLVDGGPARVGVIASVTKPFCADCDRTRVTADGQVRNCLFAAEETDLRAVLRSSELAEQDGDAAVELLWRQATWMKRAGHGMDEPWFEQPERPMSAIGG